Genomic DNA from Thermodesulfobacteriota bacterium:
GGTCTTCGAGCAATTATAGAATCAATTATGCTCGATATCTCATATGAGGTTCCTTCCTTAAATGGTCTGAGGCGATGCATCATAACGGAGGAGGTGATTCAGGGTGCAGGTAATCCTCTGTTTTTCTATGAAGAAGAGAGGCGATTGGGGACATAGATTTTGTGTACTAAGTTACTTAGGGGGGTGAAACATGCCAATGTTCTTTAGAATTGATGACGAAAAAAAACAAGAAATAATGAAGATTACACTTCTACCCCTGAGAGATGTTGTGATTTTTCCCTATATGGTAGCGCCGCTTTTTGTGGGTCGTGAGAAGTCTATACGCGCGCTGGAAGAGGCGATGAAAAAGGATAAGGAGATCCTTCTCGCTGCTCAAAAGGATGCAAACACAAACGATCCTAAAGAAGAGGATATTCACAGGAT
This window encodes:
- a CDS encoding LON peptidase substrate-binding domain-containing protein is translated as MPMFFRIDDEKKQEIMKITLLPLRDVVIFPYMVAPLFVGREKSIRALEEAMKKDKEILLAAQKDANTNDPKEEDIHR